A window of the Sabethes cyaneus chromosome 1, idSabCyanKW18_F2, whole genome shotgun sequence genome harbors these coding sequences:
- the LOC128732592 gene encoding hybrid signal transduction histidine kinase M yields LSILFLERVAARFCEGGHRCLPPKECCAQGCCYLYAPPSAPRTPTPATDHVLNLFFINHWYFWCFLLAIVLALLCACSLWKKRRQLCGWGSPGHHSQSEGDSAGSCYAPPQYSRCNSFHIHAPPPYTEVTSKPDLYPLVFSYAGDTAKGGGVGGGGANYLMVQYFRNYIVRPVGSLSGTSTVDSLSSSFICTANEANTLIPPPYSRAASPDLSISIRNYNGIPRSASQQACTLEGASSGHRPNSVPNSNYYSGFIGSHGFVLRPSESAQFNNNGGEGANSGSGGRGSEQSGSSAQMSGSQSDHYRFSVHNSNNNNNSIVSEVSNPMGLVYAQHHPAPAGASSCNNSVEGNLDNMPVAINDEPLSSNNTNNANSCITTHRDSLTNANIYSSCGSIGGISITIPANSENEYQDLNALRRSLETCCQILQQKQAQFRTHQQPSSGFTANSEDSPINVELAKKFEGMRCSYIGSNTGSNVSSLANLGTPDSPPRATSPTLEVRELLEQIRQLQSVSTTNSTSEGVIIINPQVQALEASANVSNCSINALNSNASSTATAPPATASSSHPPRRPSSLISKKKFFSKVTSSQGTAFGGHKAMYIPISSNQNHGIGMPSNSGRSLWSPSSAASAAAAGLLGRSRARCSWISKSAPTTPGTALPPAGGLGSGGAGGPIGDHSPLLLNEQDEDGEQNV; encoded by the exons ctgtcaattctatttttagaacga GTGGCGGCTCGTTTCTGCGAGGGCGGACACCGGTGTCTGCCACCGAAGGAATGCTGCGCCCAGGGTTGCTGTTACCTGTATGCACCGCCTAGCGCCCCGCGAACGCCAACTCCGGCAACGGACCACGTACTGAATCTGTTCTTCATCAACCATTGGTACTTTTGGTGCTTTCTGCTGGCAATAGTGCTAGCTCTGCTGTGTGCCTGTTCCCTATGGAAGAAACGTCGTCAGCTGTGCGGCTGGGGCTCGCCGGGTCACCATTCACAGTCGGAAGGGGACTCGGCAGGATCATGCTACGCACCACCCCAATATAGTCGGTGCAACTCCTTCCACATCCATGCTCCACCACCATACACTGAG GTGACATCCAAACCGGATCTCTACCCACTAGTTTTCAGTTATGCTGGTGACACTGCGAAAGGTGGCGGCGTTGGAGGAGGCGGGGCTAACTACCTAATGGTTCAATATTTTCGAAACTACATCGTGCGACCGGTGGGTTCGCTGTCTGGCACCAGTACGGTAGATTCACTTAGTTCTAGCTTTATATGTACGGCTAACGAAGCGAACACGCTAATACCTCCGCCGTATTCCCGAGCAGCCAGTCCGGATCTTTCCATTTCGATTCGGAATTATAACGGCATTCCAAGGTCTGCTTCACAGCAAGCCTGTACACTGGAAGGAGCTTCCAGTGGTCACAGACCTAATTCGGTTCCGAACTCGAATTATTACAGTGGATTTATCGGGAGTCATGGTTTTGTTTTACGACCATCAGAAAGTGCCCAATTCAATAACAATGGCGGAGAAGGGGCCAACAGTGGTAGCGGTGGCCGAGGCAGTGAGCAATCGGGCAGCTCCGCCCAAATGTCTGGCTCACAAAGTGACCACTATCGATTTAGTGTACATAAcagcaacaataacaataacagcaTAGTCAGTGAAGTTTCCAACCCTATGGGATTGGTGTACGCGCAGCATCACCCAGCCCCAGCTGGGGCTTCCAGCTGCAACAATTCGGTTGAAGGAAACTTGGATAACATGCCAGTTGCAATCAATGACGAACCCCTCAGTAGCAACAATACTAACAACGCAAACAGTTGCATAACTACGCACAGAGACAGTCTAACGAATGCCAATATTTACAGCTCGTGCGGCTCGATCGGCGGAATCTCTATAACGATTCCAGCCAACTCCGAAAACGAATATCAAGACCTTAACGCACTGCGGCGTAGTCTGGAAACATGCTGCCAAATTCTGCAACAGAAGCAGGCACAATTCCGCACCCATCAGCAGCCTTCCTCCGGATTTACGGCAAACAGCGAAGATTCACCCATCAACGTGGAGCTGGCGAAAAAGTTCGAAGGCATGCGCTGTTCGTATATCGGTTCAAACACGGGTTCCAATGTATCGAGCTTAGCGAATTTAGGTACTCCAGACTCGCCACCTCGCGCCACCAGCCCGACATTGGAAGTCCGTGAGTTGCTGGAACAAATACGACAACTACAGAGTGTGAGTACAACGAACAGCACCAGCGAAGGTGTTATTATAATAAATCCACAAGTTCAGGCCTTGGAGGCGTCTGCAAATGTATCGAACTGTTCGATTAATGCGCTAAACAGCAACGCTAGTAGTACAGCTACAGCACCACCTGCAACAGCTTCCTCTAGCCACCCTCCAAGGCGGCCTTCATCGCTGATAAGTAAGAAAAAATTCTTCTCTAAAGTCACCTCCTCGCAGGGAACCGCATTTGGGGGCCATAAAGCGATGTACATTCCTATCTCATCCAATCAAAATCATGGTATCGGAATGCCGTCAAACAGTGGCCGGTCACTGTGGAGTCCCTCGTCGGCAGCGAGTGCCGCCGCTGCCGGTCTACTGGGACGCAGTCGTGCTCGTTGCAGTTGGATATCGAAGTCGGCACCGACAACGCCGGGAACGGCTCTCCCACCCGCCGGAGGACTCGGAAGCGGCGGCGCAGGAGGACCGATTGGCGATCACAGTCCATTGCTGCTGAACGAGCAGGACGAAGACGGCGAGCAAAACGTGTAG